In Brevinematales bacterium, the genomic stretch TCCGGCGTTACGCCGGGGTTCTCACCGCTTGATACCTGCGGGGTAATATGAGTTTCGAATGGGTGGATTATTTTCGGTACGGCGTATTGGCTGTTTTCAGCTTTGCGTGCATATTCACCGACCTCCGGTCGCGGCAGATCTATAATACTATCACCCTTCCCGTGCTCGTTTTCGCGATGCTGTCGGCGGTATTTACCGGCCGTCAGGGCGGGATATTCTTATCGGTCTACGGCGCTCTCCTCGGCGCGGTTCTGTTCCTGCCGGGGACGCTCCTCGGAAAGACCGGCGCGGGCGACCTCAAGCTCTCGGCGGCGCTCGGCGCTCTCCTCGGATGGAAACTCCTCCTGACCGCATTGACCGGCGCCGGTATCATTACCCTCATCATTATAATTATCGTAAAAATACGCGGCAATAAAAACCGTCCGCAGGAATTCCCGTTGGGAGTCATCCTGTCGGCGGCGGCGTTCGCGGCGGGGCTGATCAGCTTCTATGGGTTCAACCCCGACCGGTATTTTTAATCTGTCCGACGGAGGGGCGCGCATGCTGGAGAGAAACAAGAACAAGATATTCGTGCTCGATACGAATGTCATCCTGTTCGATTTCCGAAGTATCTATTCGTTCCAGGAGCATAATGTCGTTATCCCGATAACCCTGCTCGAAGAGGTGGATAAGTTCAAGAAGGGCAACGAGATCATCAATTACAACGCCCGCGA encodes the following:
- a CDS encoding prepilin peptidase, with the protein product MSFEWVDYFRYGVLAVFSFACIFTDLRSRQIYNTITLPVLVFAMLSAVFTGRQGGIFLSVYGALLGAVLFLPGTLLGKTGAGDLKLSAALGALLGWKLLLTALTGAGIITLIIIIIVKIRGNKNRPQEFPLGVILSAAAFAAGLISFYGFNPDRYF